Proteins encoded together in one Merismopedia glauca CCAP 1448/3 window:
- a CDS encoding HNH endonuclease, translating to MPMQRHLYPSNWDEIAFAIKQQAQWTCQQCDRLCRKPGETKEEFAFRLGYSGTIDKIGRYTLTVAHVNHVANDCRIENLRAWCSSCHGTYDLKQMSLKKYLKRERNGQLKLNLES from the coding sequence ATGCCCATGCAACGCCACCTCTATCCATCAAATTGGGACGAGATAGCTTTTGCCATCAAACAACAAGCACAGTGGACTTGTCAGCAATGCGATAGACTATGCCGAAAACCTGGGGAAACCAAAGAAGAGTTTGCTTTCCGCTTGGGCTACTCTGGCACTATTGATAAAATTGGACGCTATACTCTGACTGTAGCGCACGTTAATCACGTAGCAAATGACTGTAGGATTGAGAATTTGAGAGCTTGGTGCAGTTCGTGCCACGGAACGTATGATTTAAAGCAGATGAGTCTCAAGAAGTACCTGAAACGAGAGAGAAATGGACAGTTGAAGTTGAACTTGGAGTCTTGA